A genomic region of Pyrus communis chromosome 14, drPyrComm1.1, whole genome shotgun sequence contains the following coding sequences:
- the LOC137716596 gene encoding protein NRT1/ PTR FAMILY 7.1-like produces the protein MATVDSINFTNNEAALKQVRENDRGTGAQEAVKINFNEIEHKVATSKSKASLIRKSTGGWKFASLLLANQALATLAFFGVGVNLVLFLTRVLDQENADAANSVSKWTGTVYLCSLVGAFLSDSYWGRYLTCTIFQLIFVLGLALLSLSSWLFLFHPSGCGDGETMCMPESSVGVVIFYLSIYLVAFGYGGYQPTIATFGSDQFDEANPEERASKAVFFCYFYFALNVGSLFSNTILVYYEDTGKWTLGFVVSLGSAVIALLSFLLGTPRYRYIKPCGNPLPRVAQVFVAAARKWNIVPANSGDLYEVEGPESAIKGSRKIYHSDEIEFLDKAATITEDDLSGPKNPWRLCTVTQVEEAKCVLKMLPIWLCTIIYSVVFTQMASLFVEQGDVMKSNFGDFHLPAASMSAFDICSVLICTGIYRQLLVPLSRKINGNPKGLSELKRMGIGLIIGMLSMIAAGVTEIARLKHVQPHEKISTLSIFWQIPQYVLVGASEVFMYVGQLEFFNGQAPDGIKSFGSSLCMASISLGNYVSSMLVYMVMGITAKGKSPGWIPDDLNTGHMDRFYFLIAALTAFDFVIYVFCAKWYKGIDFEVTKMEIQIMENQEDVGIGRV, from the exons ATGGCCACTGTGGATTCAATCAACTTCACTAATAATGAGGCTGCGCTAAAG CAGGTGAGAGAAAACGATAGAGGGACTGGAGCACAAGAAGCTGTGAAAATAAACTTCAATGAAATTGAACATAAGGTGGCAACTTCCAAAAGTAAGGCATCCCTTATTAGAAAGAGCACAGGAGGGTGGAAATTTGCAAGCCTCTTACTAG CGAATCAAGCCCTAGCAACACTAGCTTTTTTTGGTGTTGGAGTGaacttggttttgtttttaaCCAGAGTTCTTGATCAGGAGAATGCCGATGCAGCCAACAGTGTTAGCAAGTGGACTGGAACTGTTTATTTGTGCTCCCTAGTTGGTGCCTTTCTCAGTGACTCCTATTGGGGTCGTTACTTAACATGCACCATCTTCCAGCTCATCTTTGTACTG GGCTTGGCCTTATTATCTTTGTCATCTTGGCTCTTCTTGTTCCATCCTTCTGGTTGCGGCGATGGAGAAACTATGTGCATGCCAGAATCCTCAGTCGGCGTCGTGATATTTTACTTGTCCATATACTTGGTTGCATTTGGATATGGCGGGTACCAACCTACCATAGCAACCTTTGGATCAGACCAGTTTGATGAGGCAAATCCTGAAGAGAGAGCTTCAAAAGCAGTTTTCTTTTGCTATTTCTACTTTGCACTCAATGTTGGGTCTCTTTTCTCAAACACCATATTGGTCTATTATGAGGATACTGGCAAATGGACTCTAGGGTTTGTGGTGTCACTGGGGTCTGCTGTCATAGCCCTACTGTCCTTTTTGTTAGGTACACCAAGGTATAGGTACATAAAACCATGTGGCAACCCTTTGCCGCGTGTCGCTCAGGTATTCGTTGCTGCAGCTCGAAAATGGAATATTGTTCCAGCTAACTCAGGTGACCTGTACGAGGTGGAAGGACCAGAATCTGCAATCAAAGGGAGCCGAAAGATTTATCACAGTGATGAAATTGA GTTTTTGGACAAGGCGGCAACAATAACAGAAGATGATCTTTCTGGCCCCAAGAATCCATGGAGGCTTTGTACTGTGACTCAAGTTGAAGAAGCCAAATGCGTACTTAAAATGTTACCCATTTGGCTTTGCACTATAATCTACTCGGTGGTCTTCACACAAATGGCCTCCCTCTTTGTAGAGCAAGGGGACGTGATGAAATCCAACTTTGGAGATTTTCATCTCCCAGCCGCTAGCATGTCTGCTTTTGACATATGCAGTGTTCTCATTTGCACCGGAATTTATCGCCAACTTCTCGTGCCGCTTTCCAGAAAAATAAATGGAAACCCAAAAGGTTTATCTGAGCTAAAAAGAATGGGGATAGGTCTAATTATTGGAATGTTATCGATGATTGCAGCCGGTGTCACAGAGATTGCAAGGCTCAAACATGTGCAGCCTCATGAGAAGATAAGCACTCTGAGCATATTTTGGCAAATTCCACAGTACGTTCTTGTTGGTGCTTCAGAAGTTTTTATGTATGTTGGTCAACTGGAGTTCTTCAATGGTCAAGCCCCAGATGGGATAAAAAGCTTTGGAAGTTCACTGTGCATGGCTTCAATATCTCTTGGGAATTATGTGAGTAGCATGCTGGTTTACATGGTGATGGGGATCACAGCTAAAGGCAAAAGCCCTGGTTGGATCCCAGATGATCTGAATACAGGTCACATGGACAGGTTTTACTTCCTAATTGCTGCCTTAACGGCTTTcgattttgtaatttatgtgtTTTGTGCTAAGTGGTACAAGGGCATTGACTTTGAGGTCACTAAAATGGAAATTCAGATCATGGAAAATCAAGAAGATGTGGGGATCGGAAGAGTTTAG